From a single Columba livia isolate bColLiv1 breed racing homer chromosome 15, bColLiv1.pat.W.v2, whole genome shotgun sequence genomic region:
- the SCNN1G gene encoding amiloride-sensitive sodium channel subunit gamma isoform X1 has translation MAPSGAEGGRAATMAPGKKITARIKRTLPVRGPQAPTLSELMRWYCLNTNTHGCRRIVVSRGRLRRFIWILLTLSAVGLILWQCAELLINYYSASVSVTVQFQKLPFPAVTICNINPYKYSAMKDYLSELDKETKKALETFYGFSEGKSKVRRSVDEWNSTASDFFKQIPLLQFEDFSRTATDLHSGQKRRIEGSVFHKDSSIVNSGDSNDIIGFQLCDANNSSECALYTFSSGVNAIQEWYKLHYMNIMAQIPLETKEKLSYSADDLLLTCFFDGLSCDKRHFTRFHHPLHGNCYTFNSGESGTVLSTSTAGSEYGLQVVLYIDEADYNPFLVTSTGAKIIVHDQNEYPFIEDIGTEIETAAATSIGMHFTQSRKLSKPYSDCTETGEDIPVENLYNKSYSLQICLHSCFQKAMVDSCGCAQYAQPLPAGAEYCNYKKNPNWMYCYYKLHEKFVKEQLGCQQICKDACSFKEWALTTSIAQWPSAVSEDWMLRVLSWDKGQKINKKLNKTDLANLMVFYKDLNERFISENPANTLVILLSNFGGQLGLWMSCSVVCVIEIVEVFFIDSFSIVMRRQWQKAKKWWNNRKRDRSGKPPQASDLERQGHDNPACIDEDLPTFNTALRLPVPQGSPLPRTPPPNYSTLRLETAFTEQLPDTLEVGQH, from the exons ATGGCCCCGTCGGGCGCGGAGGGCGGCCGAG CCGCCACCATGGCCCCCGGGAAGAAGATCACGGCGCGGATCAAGAGGACGCTGCCGGTGCGGGGCCCGCAGGCGCCCACGCTGAGCGAACTGATGCGCTGGTACTGCCTGAACACCAACACCCACGGCTGCCGCCGCATCGTAGTGTCCCGGGGCCGCCTGCGCCGCTTCATCTGGATCCTGCTGACGCTGAGCGCCGTGGGGCTGATCCTCTGGCAGTGTGCGGAGCTACTCATCAACTACTACAGCGCCTCGGTCTCTGTCACCGTCCAGTTCCAGAAGCTGCCATTCCCCGCTGTCACCATCTGCAACATCAACCCCTACAA GTACAGTGCCATGAAAGACTATTTATCTGAACTGgacaaagagacaaaaaaagctTTGGAGACTTTCTATGGATTTTCAGAGGGCAAGTCCAAGGTGCGCCGGTCGGTGGATGAGTGGAACAGTACAGCAAGTGACTTCTTCAAGCAGATCCCTCTGCTGCAGTTTGAGGATTTCTCTAGGACAGCGACTGACCTTCACAGTGGCCAGAAGAGGAGAATAGAGGGCAGCGTCTTCCACAAGGATTCATCCATAGTGAACTCTGGGGATTCAAATGATATCATTGGCTTCCAGCTG TGCGATGCAAACAACAGCAGTGAGTGTGCACTTTATACATTCAGTTCTGGTGTTAATGCTATCCAAGAATGGTACAAGCTGCATTACATGAACATCATGGCTCAAATTCCCTTGGAGACTAAAGAAAAATTGAGTTATTCTGCTGATGACCTTCTACTGACATGTTTCTTTGATGGCCTATCTTGTGACAAAAG GCACTTCACTCGATTCCATCACCCCCTGCACGGCAATTGCTACACCTTCAACAGCGGAGAAAGCGGGACGGTCCTGAGCACCTCGACCGCGGGCAGCGAGTACG GATTGCAGGTTGTTCTCTATATAGATGAAGCAGACTACAACCCCTTCCTGGTGACATCGACAGGAGCCAAGATCATTGTCCACGACCAGAACGAATATCCCTTCATTGAAGACATCGGCACAGAAATTGAGACGGCAGCGGCCACCTCCATAGGGATGCACTTT ACGCAGTCTCGCAAGCTGAGCAAACCCTACAGTGACTGTACGGAGACTGGTGAGGACATACCAGTGGAAAATCTCTATAACAAGAGCTACTCACTCCAG ATCTGCCTGCACTCCTGCTTTCAGAAGGCCATGGTGGACTCGTGCGGCTGTGCCCAGTACGCGCAGCCCCTGCCCGCCGGGGCAGAGTACTGCAACTACAAGAAGAACCCCAACTGGA TGTACTGCTACTACAAACTGCACGAGAAGTTCGTGAAGGAGCAGCTGGGCTGCCAGCAGATCTGCAAAGACGCCTGCAG CTTCAAGGAGTGGGCGCTCACCACCAGCATCGCCCAGTGGCCATCCGCCGTGTCAGAG GACTGGATGCTTCGAGTTCTCTCTTGGGACAAAGGGCAAAAAATCAACAAGAAGCTGAACAA GACGGACCTCGCGAACCTCATGGTGTTCTACAAAGACCTGAACGAGAGATTCATTTCAGAGAATCCTGCCAACACA CTTGTCattcttctttccaacttcGGAGGCCAGCTGGGCCTTTGGATGAGCTGCTCGGTCGTCTGCGTCATCGAGATCGTGGAGGTCTTCTTCATCGACTCATTTTCCATTGTCATGCGTCGCcaatggcaaaaggcaaagaaatggtGGAACAACCGAAAGAGGGACAGGTCAGGGAAGCCACCGCAGGCCAGCGATCTGGAGAGGCAGGGCCACGACAACCCTGCTTGCATCGACGAGGACCTGCCTACCTTCAACACGGCGCTGCGCCTGCCAGTGCCCCAGGGCAGccccctgcccaggactccccCCCCCAACTACAGCACTTTGCGGCTAGAGACTGCCTTCACGGAGCAGCTGCCCGACACGCTGGAGGTTGGGCAGCACTGA
- the SCNN1G gene encoding amiloride-sensitive sodium channel subunit gamma isoform X2: MAPGKKITARIKRTLPVRGPQAPTLSELMRWYCLNTNTHGCRRIVVSRGRLRRFIWILLTLSAVGLILWQCAELLINYYSASVSVTVQFQKLPFPAVTICNINPYKYSAMKDYLSELDKETKKALETFYGFSEGKSKVRRSVDEWNSTASDFFKQIPLLQFEDFSRTATDLHSGQKRRIEGSVFHKDSSIVNSGDSNDIIGFQLCDANNSSECALYTFSSGVNAIQEWYKLHYMNIMAQIPLETKEKLSYSADDLLLTCFFDGLSCDKRHFTRFHHPLHGNCYTFNSGESGTVLSTSTAGSEYGLQVVLYIDEADYNPFLVTSTGAKIIVHDQNEYPFIEDIGTEIETAAATSIGMHFTQSRKLSKPYSDCTETGEDIPVENLYNKSYSLQICLHSCFQKAMVDSCGCAQYAQPLPAGAEYCNYKKNPNWMYCYYKLHEKFVKEQLGCQQICKDACSFKEWALTTSIAQWPSAVSEDWMLRVLSWDKGQKINKKLNKTDLANLMVFYKDLNERFISENPANTLVILLSNFGGQLGLWMSCSVVCVIEIVEVFFIDSFSIVMRRQWQKAKKWWNNRKRDRSGKPPQASDLERQGHDNPACIDEDLPTFNTALRLPVPQGSPLPRTPPPNYSTLRLETAFTEQLPDTLEVGQH; this comes from the exons ATGGCCCCCGGGAAGAAGATCACGGCGCGGATCAAGAGGACGCTGCCGGTGCGGGGCCCGCAGGCGCCCACGCTGAGCGAACTGATGCGCTGGTACTGCCTGAACACCAACACCCACGGCTGCCGCCGCATCGTAGTGTCCCGGGGCCGCCTGCGCCGCTTCATCTGGATCCTGCTGACGCTGAGCGCCGTGGGGCTGATCCTCTGGCAGTGTGCGGAGCTACTCATCAACTACTACAGCGCCTCGGTCTCTGTCACCGTCCAGTTCCAGAAGCTGCCATTCCCCGCTGTCACCATCTGCAACATCAACCCCTACAA GTACAGTGCCATGAAAGACTATTTATCTGAACTGgacaaagagacaaaaaaagctTTGGAGACTTTCTATGGATTTTCAGAGGGCAAGTCCAAGGTGCGCCGGTCGGTGGATGAGTGGAACAGTACAGCAAGTGACTTCTTCAAGCAGATCCCTCTGCTGCAGTTTGAGGATTTCTCTAGGACAGCGACTGACCTTCACAGTGGCCAGAAGAGGAGAATAGAGGGCAGCGTCTTCCACAAGGATTCATCCATAGTGAACTCTGGGGATTCAAATGATATCATTGGCTTCCAGCTG TGCGATGCAAACAACAGCAGTGAGTGTGCACTTTATACATTCAGTTCTGGTGTTAATGCTATCCAAGAATGGTACAAGCTGCATTACATGAACATCATGGCTCAAATTCCCTTGGAGACTAAAGAAAAATTGAGTTATTCTGCTGATGACCTTCTACTGACATGTTTCTTTGATGGCCTATCTTGTGACAAAAG GCACTTCACTCGATTCCATCACCCCCTGCACGGCAATTGCTACACCTTCAACAGCGGAGAAAGCGGGACGGTCCTGAGCACCTCGACCGCGGGCAGCGAGTACG GATTGCAGGTTGTTCTCTATATAGATGAAGCAGACTACAACCCCTTCCTGGTGACATCGACAGGAGCCAAGATCATTGTCCACGACCAGAACGAATATCCCTTCATTGAAGACATCGGCACAGAAATTGAGACGGCAGCGGCCACCTCCATAGGGATGCACTTT ACGCAGTCTCGCAAGCTGAGCAAACCCTACAGTGACTGTACGGAGACTGGTGAGGACATACCAGTGGAAAATCTCTATAACAAGAGCTACTCACTCCAG ATCTGCCTGCACTCCTGCTTTCAGAAGGCCATGGTGGACTCGTGCGGCTGTGCCCAGTACGCGCAGCCCCTGCCCGCCGGGGCAGAGTACTGCAACTACAAGAAGAACCCCAACTGGA TGTACTGCTACTACAAACTGCACGAGAAGTTCGTGAAGGAGCAGCTGGGCTGCCAGCAGATCTGCAAAGACGCCTGCAG CTTCAAGGAGTGGGCGCTCACCACCAGCATCGCCCAGTGGCCATCCGCCGTGTCAGAG GACTGGATGCTTCGAGTTCTCTCTTGGGACAAAGGGCAAAAAATCAACAAGAAGCTGAACAA GACGGACCTCGCGAACCTCATGGTGTTCTACAAAGACCTGAACGAGAGATTCATTTCAGAGAATCCTGCCAACACA CTTGTCattcttctttccaacttcGGAGGCCAGCTGGGCCTTTGGATGAGCTGCTCGGTCGTCTGCGTCATCGAGATCGTGGAGGTCTTCTTCATCGACTCATTTTCCATTGTCATGCGTCGCcaatggcaaaaggcaaagaaatggtGGAACAACCGAAAGAGGGACAGGTCAGGGAAGCCACCGCAGGCCAGCGATCTGGAGAGGCAGGGCCACGACAACCCTGCTTGCATCGACGAGGACCTGCCTACCTTCAACACGGCGCTGCGCCTGCCAGTGCCCCAGGGCAGccccctgcccaggactccccCCCCCAACTACAGCACTTTGCGGCTAGAGACTGCCTTCACGGAGCAGCTGCCCGACACGCTGGAGGTTGGGCAGCACTGA
- the SCNN1B gene encoding amiloride-sensitive sodium channel subunit beta isoform X1, with protein MNLKKYFIRALHRLQKGPGYTYKELLVWYCDNTNTHGPKRIIKEGPKKKLIWFFLTLLFASLVFWQWGILINTYLSYNVTSSLSIGFKTMKFPAVTVCNANPFKYSEVRHLLKDLDRLIEAALERILQPTPGNSSENVSPPLNMELWNQIPLVLIDEHDKDNPIILDIFESNQPAVGNQTVEGNRTTEGNQTTEDNHTSTGNEMAEGNETFMGNETFMGNETFTGNETFMGNETTTPPAPANVTSEEKKYKLAVKLNRDRPACVCPQCSHQGSDNCTYRNFSSAAQAVSEWYILQSTSILAKVPLQDRIRMGYQAEDMILACLYGAEPCNYKNFTQIYHPDHGNCYIFNWGMDEEALNSSNPGAEFGLKLILDISQQDYIPYLSSAAGARLMLHQQKSFPFLKDQGIYAMAGTETSIGVLVDELERMGYPYSDCTVNGSDIPVKNLYSQYNTSYSIQACLRSCFQIHMIETCGCGHYMFPLPEGVNYCNNEDNPGWAYCYSSLRSSIRDRQICIDSCKETCNDTQYKMTISMADWPSEASEDWIFHILSYERDMSTNVTLDRNGIIKLNIYFQEYNYRTISESAATTIVWLLSSLGGQFGFWMGGSVLCLIEFGEIIIDSLWITIIHIISWCKGLKQKRAQMRYPDAPPTVSELVEAHTNLGFQPEDTGTLPRDEALPPEPGTPPPNYDSLRVQPLDILGPDSDAETE; from the exons ATGAACCTGAAGAAGTATTTCATCCGCGCACTGCACCGCCTGCAGAAGGGCCCTGGCTACACCTACAAGGAGCTGCTGGTCTGGTACTGTGACAACACCAACACCCACGGCCCCAAGCGCATCATCAAAGAGGGGCCCAAGAAGAAACTCATCTGGTTCTTCCTAACGCTGCTCTTCGCATCTCTGGTCTTCTGGCAGTGGGGCATCCTCATCAACACCTACCTCTCCTATAACGTCACATCCTCTCTCTCCATTGGCTTTAAGACCATGAAGTTCCCAGCAGTCACGGTCTGCAATGCCAACCCTTTCAA ATACTCAGAGGTGAGGCATTTGCTgaaagacctggacaggctcaTCGAAGCGGCACTGGAGAGGATCCTGCAGCCCACACCGGGGAACAGTAGCGAGAACGTCTCCCCACCGCTCAACATGGAGCTCTGGAACCAGATACCCCTGGTCCTCATCGATGAGCATGACAAAGACAACCCCATCATCCTGGACATCTTTGAGAGCAACCAGCCTGCTGTGGGCAACCAAACCGTGGAGGGCAATCGAACCACTGAGGGTAACCAAACCACTGAGGATAACCACACCTCCACAGGCAATGAAATGGCTGAGGGCAACGAAACCTTCATGGGCAACGAAACCTTCATGGGCAATGAAACCTTCACGGGCAACGAAACCTTCATGGGCAATGAAACGACTACTCCACCTGCCCCAGCCAACGTGACATCAGAAGAGAAGAAGTACAAGCTGgcagtgaagctg AACAGGGACAGACCTGCCTGTGTGTGTCCTCAGTGCAGCCATCAGGGCTCGGACAACTGCACGTACCGCAACTTCAGCAGCGCAGCGCAGGCGGTGAGCGAGTGGTATATCCTGCAgtccaccagcatcctggccaaGGTCCCGCTGCAGGACAGGATCCGCATGGGCTACCAGGCTGAGGACATGATCCTGGCCTGTCTCTACGGGGCTGAGCCCTGCAACTACAA GAATTTCACCCAAATCTATCACCCAGACCACGGTAACTGCTACATCTTTAACTGGGGCATGGACGAAGAGGCCTTGAATTCTTCCAACCCCGGAGCCGAGTTTG GGCTGAAGCTGATCCTGGACATCAGCCAGCAGGACTACATCCCCTACCTGTCCTCAGCGGCCGGGGCACGGCTGATGCTGCACCAGCAGAAGAGCTTCCCCTTCCTGAAGGACCAGGGCATCTACGCCATGGCCGGGACCGAGACCTCCATCGGCGTGCTGGTG GATGAACTGGAGCGGATGGGCTATCCCTACAGCGACTGCACCGTGAACGGCTCTGACATCCCTGTGAAAAACCTCTATAGCCAGTATAACACTTCCTATTCCATACAG gCTTGTCTGCGCTCTTGTTTCCAAATTCACATGATTGAAACCTGTGGATGTGGTCACTACATGTTCCCTTTACCTGAAGGGGTAAATTATTGCAATAACGAAGATAACCCAGGCTGGG CATATTGCTATTCGTCACTGAGATCAAGCATAAGGGACAGACAGATCTGTATTGACTCCTGTAAGGAAACGTGCAA TGACACACAGTACAAGATGACCATCTCCATGGCAGACTGGCCATCCGAAGCCTCAGAG gaCTGGATTTTCCATATTCTGTCTTATGAAAGGGATATGTCAACAAATGTGACTCTGGACAG AAACGGGATCATCAAGCTCAACATTTACTTCCAGGAGTACAACTACCGCACCATCTCGGAGTCGGCTGCCACCACG ATTGTGTGGCTGCTGTCGAGCCTGGGAGGCCAGTTTGGGTTCTGGATGGGGGGCTCAGTGCTGTGCCTCATTGAGTTTGGGGAAATCATCATCGACTCGCTGTGGATCACCATCATTCACATCATCAGCTGGTGCAAGGGCCTGAAGCAGAAGCGGGCGCAGATGCGGTACCCGGATGCGCCCCCGACAGTGTCGGAGCTGGTGGAGGCTCACACCAACCTGGGCTTCCAGCCTGAGGACACGGGGACCCTCCCCAGGGATGAGGCACTGCCCCCCGAGCCCGGCACCCCCCCTCCCAACTATGACTCACTGCGCGTCCAGCCCCTTGACATCCTTGGTCCCGACAGCGATGCAGAAACTGAGTGA
- the SCNN1B gene encoding amiloride-sensitive sodium channel subunit beta isoform X2, whose translation MNLKKYFIRALHRLQKGPGYTYKELLVWYCDNTNTHGPKRIIKEGPKKKLIWFFLTLLFASLVFWQWGILINTYLSYNVTSSLSIGFKTMKFPAVTVCNANPFKYSEVRHLLKDLDRLIEAALERILQPTPGNSSENVSPPLNMELWNQIPLVLIDEHDKDNPIILDIFESNQPAVGNQTVEGNRTTEGNQTTEDNHTSTGNEMAEGNETFMGNETFMGNETFTGNETFMGNETTTPPAPANVTSEEKKYKLAVKLCSHQGSDNCTYRNFSSAAQAVSEWYILQSTSILAKVPLQDRIRMGYQAEDMILACLYGAEPCNYKNFTQIYHPDHGNCYIFNWGMDEEALNSSNPGAEFGLKLILDISQQDYIPYLSSAAGARLMLHQQKSFPFLKDQGIYAMAGTETSIGVLVDELERMGYPYSDCTVNGSDIPVKNLYSQYNTSYSIQACLRSCFQIHMIETCGCGHYMFPLPEGVNYCNNEDNPGWAYCYSSLRSSIRDRQICIDSCKETCNDTQYKMTISMADWPSEASEDWIFHILSYERDMSTNVTLDRNGIIKLNIYFQEYNYRTISESAATTIVWLLSSLGGQFGFWMGGSVLCLIEFGEIIIDSLWITIIHIISWCKGLKQKRAQMRYPDAPPTVSELVEAHTNLGFQPEDTGTLPRDEALPPEPGTPPPNYDSLRVQPLDILGPDSDAETE comes from the exons ATGAACCTGAAGAAGTATTTCATCCGCGCACTGCACCGCCTGCAGAAGGGCCCTGGCTACACCTACAAGGAGCTGCTGGTCTGGTACTGTGACAACACCAACACCCACGGCCCCAAGCGCATCATCAAAGAGGGGCCCAAGAAGAAACTCATCTGGTTCTTCCTAACGCTGCTCTTCGCATCTCTGGTCTTCTGGCAGTGGGGCATCCTCATCAACACCTACCTCTCCTATAACGTCACATCCTCTCTCTCCATTGGCTTTAAGACCATGAAGTTCCCAGCAGTCACGGTCTGCAATGCCAACCCTTTCAA ATACTCAGAGGTGAGGCATTTGCTgaaagacctggacaggctcaTCGAAGCGGCACTGGAGAGGATCCTGCAGCCCACACCGGGGAACAGTAGCGAGAACGTCTCCCCACCGCTCAACATGGAGCTCTGGAACCAGATACCCCTGGTCCTCATCGATGAGCATGACAAAGACAACCCCATCATCCTGGACATCTTTGAGAGCAACCAGCCTGCTGTGGGCAACCAAACCGTGGAGGGCAATCGAACCACTGAGGGTAACCAAACCACTGAGGATAACCACACCTCCACAGGCAATGAAATGGCTGAGGGCAACGAAACCTTCATGGGCAACGAAACCTTCATGGGCAATGAAACCTTCACGGGCAACGAAACCTTCATGGGCAATGAAACGACTACTCCACCTGCCCCAGCCAACGTGACATCAGAAGAGAAGAAGTACAAGCTGgcagtgaagctg TGCAGCCATCAGGGCTCGGACAACTGCACGTACCGCAACTTCAGCAGCGCAGCGCAGGCGGTGAGCGAGTGGTATATCCTGCAgtccaccagcatcctggccaaGGTCCCGCTGCAGGACAGGATCCGCATGGGCTACCAGGCTGAGGACATGATCCTGGCCTGTCTCTACGGGGCTGAGCCCTGCAACTACAA GAATTTCACCCAAATCTATCACCCAGACCACGGTAACTGCTACATCTTTAACTGGGGCATGGACGAAGAGGCCTTGAATTCTTCCAACCCCGGAGCCGAGTTTG GGCTGAAGCTGATCCTGGACATCAGCCAGCAGGACTACATCCCCTACCTGTCCTCAGCGGCCGGGGCACGGCTGATGCTGCACCAGCAGAAGAGCTTCCCCTTCCTGAAGGACCAGGGCATCTACGCCATGGCCGGGACCGAGACCTCCATCGGCGTGCTGGTG GATGAACTGGAGCGGATGGGCTATCCCTACAGCGACTGCACCGTGAACGGCTCTGACATCCCTGTGAAAAACCTCTATAGCCAGTATAACACTTCCTATTCCATACAG gCTTGTCTGCGCTCTTGTTTCCAAATTCACATGATTGAAACCTGTGGATGTGGTCACTACATGTTCCCTTTACCTGAAGGGGTAAATTATTGCAATAACGAAGATAACCCAGGCTGGG CATATTGCTATTCGTCACTGAGATCAAGCATAAGGGACAGACAGATCTGTATTGACTCCTGTAAGGAAACGTGCAA TGACACACAGTACAAGATGACCATCTCCATGGCAGACTGGCCATCCGAAGCCTCAGAG gaCTGGATTTTCCATATTCTGTCTTATGAAAGGGATATGTCAACAAATGTGACTCTGGACAG AAACGGGATCATCAAGCTCAACATTTACTTCCAGGAGTACAACTACCGCACCATCTCGGAGTCGGCTGCCACCACG ATTGTGTGGCTGCTGTCGAGCCTGGGAGGCCAGTTTGGGTTCTGGATGGGGGGCTCAGTGCTGTGCCTCATTGAGTTTGGGGAAATCATCATCGACTCGCTGTGGATCACCATCATTCACATCATCAGCTGGTGCAAGGGCCTGAAGCAGAAGCGGGCGCAGATGCGGTACCCGGATGCGCCCCCGACAGTGTCGGAGCTGGTGGAGGCTCACACCAACCTGGGCTTCCAGCCTGAGGACACGGGGACCCTCCCCAGGGATGAGGCACTGCCCCCCGAGCCCGGCACCCCCCCTCCCAACTATGACTCACTGCGCGTCCAGCCCCTTGACATCCTTGGTCCCGACAGCGATGCAGAAACTGAGTGA